A window of the Bacillus sp. A301a_S52 genome harbors these coding sequences:
- a CDS encoding glycosyltransferase, translated as MKKKILFMLINMNIGGTEKSLLNLLEVLPRQDFEITVLLLEEKGGFIDDLPNDINKIILEGFEDIKPIINQSPKERLLFLLKEKAYFKAFSFIFRHLYVKLSGNKNVFFNALLKDQREDPTYYDYAVAYAGPMELISYYIAHKVKAAHKLQWIHFDVDKIGFDTRFAGELFRHYSKLCVVSEEAKAKLSDKLPHLRERMVVQRNIISKKTLHQLAATDEEMLESKSDVTTIVTVGRLMNEKGQDLAVKAMKRLKEDGFEIKWYCLGDGNWRPHLEKLIADYGLEKEFMLLGNIKNPFPFVKRADIYVQPSRHEGYCMTLAEARYLERPIVTTDFTGAREQIIDGRTGLIVPVDHRALYKGIKRLIVDPQLRDTFALNLKKEQPDHSQVDGLFYSKKSGIGPEGEDLVEADAL; from the coding sequence ATGAAGAAGAAAATACTTTTTATGCTCATTAATATGAACATAGGAGGGACAGAGAAGTCATTACTAAACCTGTTAGAAGTGCTTCCTCGCCAGGACTTTGAGATAACCGTTCTTCTTTTAGAAGAAAAGGGAGGCTTCATTGATGATTTACCGAACGATATTAATAAAATTATACTAGAAGGGTTTGAAGATATAAAACCAATTATAAATCAGTCACCTAAAGAAAGACTTCTTTTTCTCTTAAAGGAAAAAGCGTATTTCAAAGCATTTTCATTTATTTTCAGACACTTATATGTTAAATTGTCAGGCAATAAAAACGTATTTTTTAATGCCTTGTTGAAAGATCAACGAGAAGACCCAACTTACTATGACTATGCGGTCGCATATGCTGGTCCAATGGAACTCATTTCTTATTATATTGCTCATAAAGTTAAGGCAGCTCATAAACTACAATGGATTCATTTTGATGTTGATAAAATAGGGTTTGACACACGATTTGCAGGAGAGCTCTTTCGGCATTATTCGAAGCTTTGTGTTGTATCAGAGGAAGCAAAAGCAAAATTGAGTGACAAATTGCCTCATTTACGAGAACGAATGGTTGTCCAACGAAATATTATTTCCAAAAAAACACTGCATCAATTAGCTGCGACTGATGAGGAAATGCTAGAGAGTAAAAGCGATGTGACGACGATCGTGACTGTCGGCAGACTCATGAATGAAAAAGGGCAAGACTTAGCAGTAAAAGCGATGAAGAGATTAAAGGAAGATGGGTTTGAAATTAAATGGTATTGCTTAGGGGACGGTAATTGGCGCCCTCATCTGGAAAAATTAATAGCTGACTATGGATTAGAAAAAGAGTTTATGTTACTTGGGAATATTAAAAACCCTTTCCCGTTTGTTAAACGAGCAGATATTTATGTTCAGCCTTCCAGACATGAAGGATATTGTATGACGCTTGCTGAAGCGAGATATTTAGAACGCCCCATTGTTACGACAGATTTTACCGGAGCCAGAGAACAAATCATAGACGGAAGAACAGGCCTTATTGTTCCTGTAGATCATAGAGCACTTTATAAAGGAATTAAGCGATTGATCGTAGATCCTCAATTACGAGATACTTTCGCTCTAAATCTAAAAAAGGAACAACCTGACCATTCACAAGTGGATGGTTTATTTTATTCTAAGAAAAGCGGCATTGGCCCCGAAGGAGAGGATTTAGTTGAAGCAGACGCTCTCTAA